From the genome of Medicago truncatula cultivar Jemalong A17 chromosome 2, MtrunA17r5.0-ANR, whole genome shotgun sequence:
TGTGACTATAATGGATTACAAATTCAGGCTTGCAATAGTGGAGGAAGATCGATTCGAGCCTGCGTTGATCTCCATAATTCAGTAAGTCTATGACAATTATCAACCTAAAATTCTCAATCTTGAGCATTACTcgttactttatttttaattcctcTAAAAGAATTAGGATTATTTCTATCATCTTGACTAAAATCTAAGGCATATGTGATATGATGTGGTAAACGCAGGGATTTCAACATATCGTCAACATGGGGGGAGGCTATTCTGCGTGGGTGGACGCTGGTTTTGCAGGTGATGACAAGCCTGCAAACGAGCTCAAAACTGCTTGCAAGTTTCGTCCATAATTTCTGCAAGTGAACAATGTGTTTTATGTACTATCTGAGTGCCTATCTtcctcttttttaattttatgaatattgcctaatttaattttaagtgaGGTCTAAGCTATCTTTGAAAAATTGTGAATAATTTGCTCAATAATCAACCAAATTTGGTCATATAAGTACATTTGTATCTTGTATCGCTAATTTTTACTTCACTTGCAAATTTATTTACGTCGCTAATTTTTATGATTGTTGGATAAATTCTTTGAAGAGAGAAACGTGTTTCAAAGTATTCAATAATTGGAACCACAACAATCGTTGTCGTCCTCAAAAACGGATCCTTTGGTACCATTAATGTATATGATACCATTCATAATCGTTGGATTAATTTAAAGTGAAAACAGATCTATATCTAACCAAATTAGACCAAGAGGGACACAATCAACTAAGAGTTATGAATGAAAATTGCAGCGATGCAACTTGCTTTGTAACGGCGACGACAATTGTCTTTGGTGACGGGACGACGAAAGAGTTGCAGCGGCGATGGCAGCAAGCATGCTGTTTATATATACATTCACGAGCATTAAAGAATTTATAAATAACTGgttttacaatttttaataGTGTTATTTAATAAACATTCACTCTGTCTCTCTCACTTATAAGAAACTACACTAGAAACATCATTAGTGTTAGCCAATTTCCTTTTTCACCATACTCTCTTCTCACGTGTCTTACCGAATTCTCAAAACACTCatgtttagattatataatccaaacgtctttttaaagatttttgaataatatgattcgaaaaccctaaaatttcaaGGAAAATTTCCGGATTATTTATAACATTCCAAAACGTATTACAATGTATCAATTGacacatttttaattatataatccgaacagtGTCAACATAGAAACGAAACCTATATTGTTTAGATGACGCCTTTTTTTGGTAAATTGGGAAATCGAGATTGACTTAAACATACATcaaaacaaatcatcaaaaaaatatttaatgcaAGCATAGGAAAAACATAATGGAAGCATAGATTAAAAAGTAGTTGACCTTTGTTGTTTTGCCTCGCATACATAGTAATCAAACAACTATACCAACAATTATTAGTCAGGTGCATTATAAAGATTAAAACTAAGAAAGCAAAAATATTTACAAGTTGTGTCTAGTTCCGCTAGGCAAGCAAATTTTGCAGAACAAGAAAAGTATTTATAACAGGTTCATAAAAAACTATAAACAAGCGAAACCAATCTAATTTGACGTAGTCCTCGACGACGGCACCATTTGATAAAGAGAATTTAGTTTACCCTCGCACATCAGTGAGTATTATgccaatttcatcaaaaatatattGTCGAACCACTTAGACCACACTTAGCTCAATTTTTCCTGTTTTGACATAATTTCTAAACAGGTTTTGTAAAAGTGTTTTGTTGATGTGATCAAATGTAAACTAGCCAAGATAGAGAAAGTTGTGCTGGgatcaatagtttttttttaagaaatatttcaaCAGTTATTCCTGGTATTTTTCCTCTTAATCAATCGTTTACTTTTTATTCTTCAGATATAACTCCGCCTATCCCTCAGCATATGTCCATCTTTGGTTAACGATGCGAGATCCATTGAACCAACTGACTTCCAACACGTCAGTGGCAAAATAGTTCATTGTTTCAATGAAGTACACGAGGATAGTTATACAAGAATATATACCTACCCGCCAACACATAATGAGATACAGATGAACCGGGAACAAGTTGGTGGGCGTCGCACTCTTTACCGACAAGACCACCACCTCTGTCAATGTGATATACCTCAATTTCTTATGTGGCCTTGAGCTGGCCAACGATTATGCATGGGGAGTAGCTTCCCTTGCTCACTTGTATAAGGAGCTTAACAATGGATGTCGTTATCAGACGAAGAACTTAGCTGGATACGCGACCTTGTTTCATGTtaataatgaaattattatttagttaatagttaaacatatttttgtatGTGTTGTCTAATGATACATATATGTCGATGTTTATGCATGTTTGGATATTTCAGCACTTTCAGGAAGTTAGGGGTAGGGAATTTTGGGGTGGATACAAAGACGATCACCATCCACGTGCCACAATGTTTGCTCCTACGAAGGAAATGATCGTAACAGATACAACATGATCAAACCTGAATCGGATCATAGTTAGAGGCGTTTTCTTCTACTCGTACCATGTGATCTGCAACACACATCCATTCAAGCGAATCAGTCTTCTACTCGTACCATGAACCTTGcttgtttcattttcttccGTAGCGCGTGTTGCGCTagtttttgtaatgtttttgtAATGTCATTTTAGTTGGTCCTTGTTGTCATTAAAGAAAGATTTGCTAAAGATAGTTCAATTATAAAAAGAAGACATCTGATACATAATTTGAACTACTTGTCAGTTAGTGAttcttatataatatatgatttatttttaggtgGAAGACTTCGAATCACCAAACGGAGTGCAACGTTCTTTTGAGTCTATTCATTTACATTAGGTTGATCAAGAAAAATTCTCAAGAAGGACCATCtataatttttatgtttggAACTCAAGAAActctttgtatatattttttttgttaaactttgtatcatttgtttgtttttattgaatcattttatatgaatgtaaaattcatattttagtttgtgtgttaaatcatattttaataaagaataaaattagttttgtcacaagtcacaacaacaTAATTCCACAAAAACATgctaaaaattcattaaaaaacatattcattatttttcttaaagaaattCCACTGATTGTGACGGTTCCAAACCGTTGCAACATCCctttcaaacaaataaaattgtgtaatttGCTACAGTTCAAACAATCGCAGTACCCTTTGAGGAAGTTGTAACTACGGTTCTCAGAACCGTCACAAAAAGGCCTAGCAATACCCATTTCGTCGACCGTTGGGGAACCATCGCAAAAGACAATTTGCGACGGTTTGAACAGTCGCGTATTCACTTTTTAACCGTCACAAAGGGCATTTTTTGTTGTAGTAAAAGAGGAACATCAAAGTCCATGAGGCGGTCCTCGACTGGGAGATGCATCAGACATGACACATTATCCAGTGTTATTGTAATCTCCCCAATCGAAAGATGGAAACTGGAAATCTACTCGTGCCAGCTCTTAACAAATTCAGACAACGAGCTATGGTTAATAATGTTATAGCTAACATGCTTGAGCTAGTAAAAACCACTGACTTGTACGACATCTCTGAACCATGTCTGACACGTCCACACCTTATTTGAATCACGTATAGCCTTCAACTTCTTCTCGTtgttcacacattttaaattgttACGCCATtgatacaaacaaaaaaatatcggTTTACATAAATAAGTAAAACACAgtacaaaaaatataagttgaagAATCTTACTACTCCAGCAAACATGCACCTGGGCCACCAGGATTGGTATTCAGCAGTTGTGACTCCTTCTCCACATATTGTGGGTGCTCATCATCGTCATTCGCCTCTTCCTCTGAATTATCTGAATCATCATCCTCCTCCTCAACATGGTGTTGTTGGGGTTGGAGCTCATACTCGTGCACCTGAGATGGTTCAGATCTATCAGTACTACGGTCTCTGCCCCTACCCCTGCCCACTCTCCCTTCTGCTACAACCTTCTGCATCCGCTATCACTTAATGGATGCAGTCATGACTGGTTATGTAGTTTCTAATGCGGTATATGATGTCTATACCTAAAACATGCAAAATCACATATACATAGTTTCTGATGCGGTATATGATGTCCATGCCTAAAACATGCAAAATCACATACACATGCGACTTACAATAATccacaaaataatcaaattacaTCATATAGTGAAGCAGTTCGGTTTATATAATGGAAACCAAAAACAATCATTAAGTGCAACTAAGAATGTtagttattcaataaaattgaggtgttacatgtttttttgagaaatgttaaacttaaaacttgtgagtgaaaatatatttgagAGGCCAATCACAGAAGtatcatatttgaattttagACATTATGGAACCATGACTTCGAGTTGTTGTCATAATATTGTCAAATTCATGATATAAGGGGGGTTAATTAACTATATATTTTATTCCAACAAAGGAATTGTgttgaaatatcaaattaatgtTTAAGAAACTATATATCTACTCAAACTATAACTACTTCTCAAATAGTTTTTCTCATCAATTGTTTGTCAATAGCAGAGCCACATTCATTTCTTGCGCCATTTTTCAgcttcatataaaaaatatatgtagtatatatttatttttgtcaaccATGACTGATAATTCAGAAAGCAACGAAATTCATCATGAGGTAGTTTTAGATGTAAATAGTCATGCCTCACAAAATTGTGAAGAATCAGGCATCAAAGACTCTGTGCCCCTTCTCAAGAAGGTAACTTTTATTTCATTCTCTAGAAGGCATtcattaagtttttagtcttcTTTTGgatcattttaatttcatttatatagagcttgaaaatttgatttgaaatgacaaaaaaatttacttttgttGGATATTGAAAATAGCTGGTAGCAGAAGTGGTGGGAACATACATGATGATATTTGCGGGTTGTGCTGCTGTTATTGTGAATCTTAACAATGATCATGTAGTAACACTTCCTGGAATTGCATTTGCTTGGGGATTCACTGTTATGGTTTTGATTTACTCTGTTGGTCACATTTCTGGTGCTCATTTCAACCCTGCTGTTACCATTGCTTTTGCTTCTACGAGAAGATTTCCCTTCAAGCAAGTGAGTTTAAATACATCTTATgcatttgattatatatatatctaaaataaaattggaaaaaatctTAATAATCAAAACATGCATGTTGATAATAAGTTGGTAATACTATAACTACTAACTCTAAAAGACTTCATTGCCTCAATTTGTCTTATATTAttgaattttcattcattttaacTTTGTTGAAGGTACCAACTTATATGATAGCTCAGGTCCTTGGATCCACATTAGCAAGTGGAAGCCTCAGACTAATATTTAATGGTGAAGATGATCATTTTATTGGAACACTTCCAGCTGGTTCTAATTTGCAAGCTTTTGTAATCGAGTTCATATGCACTTTCTTCCTTATGTTTGTTATTACTGCAGTAGCCACCGATAACAGAGCGGTAATGTTTCCTActcttattttttacattttgattaaatttgtttaacaaATTGGGttgaacattttgattaaatatttttttattggttactTAAATTGACCAACTTATAATTAAACTTATATAAAGATATCTTTTGGAATAAGAGTTCTTCAAAATAGTAGTGGTATGCATTTCATATTGTCGTCAAATACTTAATGGATATTCTGAATACTTATTCGTatttaaatatacttttttccttttactttttGAATCTCTATATCAAATTTTGTCATGTTGTACTCTGGAGAATGTCATCTATATAgtctgttattttatttttttttgaaatatatatagtcTGTTATTTGTTCCAACGACTTAATAATATTAGAAGTTTACATTGTAACACCTACGCAATCACATGCCATGCGCATCAAAACATATAATaatccaaataattttttattttttcatggattttgtttatatatttttgtgaaattattttgttttaaattgctgattattattattttattttttttgcagattgGTGAATTAGCCGGACTTGCGATTGGGTctacaataataatagatatattgTTTGCGGGGTATTAACTAATCTTAAAACctaattgaatatattttttagtgaAGTTTGTACACATAATATATAACTCTTTTGGAAGCAAAAGCAGATTTATaacttgtgtgtgtgtgtgtgaaattatattttacagACCAATGACGGGAGCATCGATGAATCCAGCAAGGAGTTTAGGACCTGCTTTTTTATACGACAATTATACAGGATTATGGATATATTTGATTGCACCAATTCTAGGAGCTTTGGTAGGTACATGGACTTACAATTTCATCAGGCACACAAACAAGCCAACGTGTGATGAGCTCCCTAAGATTGAGCTCACCAAGATTGTCCCTTTCCTTAGGAGGAGCAGGTCGTAACGGAGTCAAATGCTTCCACAAGTCCAAAAGTGACCACAATTCCATCATGTATTAGGGTTGAATGTTTTGATCTGGTTTGGattgtcatatatatatatataacactgAAGTATACTTAGGAAAATGAAATGAGCATATTCTTCTTATCATTCATCAATTTGTAAGAAATGTAGGACCTTTGTCCAGGAATAAAAGCATGTGTGTCCATATCAAACCCCCTCTTAGGTCACAAATTCTGAAATTCACAACTAACATTTTTAGAGAAAGAAAAGTGAGAGATGAGTCttctaaattctaatttttgtttGCTGAAGTGTGTGAAATCAACGGAACACCACGAGCCTTTTATTGTTTGCAAGGCCAGAGACCCTTTCCTACAATAGCCCCTACATTGACTCCTAAGGGTTTTGAAAATCATATGAAGGGCAAATGAAAGGATATGCAAATCACAGGTTGGAACGCTTTAGAAGAACCTAAAAGTAAAGCATAATTTAAAATGGTGAAATAAACATTGTTTTAGAGAGTTTGATAGAAATATTGATAAGCTCTCAACTCTCAAGGAGATAAGATCAAATAGTTTTGAAAGTACAAAAAACTAGTTTGGGTGAAAGGAAAAGTTCGATTGCGATAAAAAGCTGTGGATCACTGACGAGAGTGATACTAACTCCAAATATTTCCATGTTGTCACTAGCATTAAGAAACAATTTGTCGCACATCATAGActaaaataatttcttcattGGCAAAGCAACAGTTTATctatatttcattttctcaCAATATTACAATATAAATTAGTAAATCACATTATACATCTCGTGGCATTAAAATTTACATTGTGATTACAAATGAAATTTAAGAGAGAAAGAGGGGGGGGAAAGAATGAGACGTTAGGATTactcactatatatatatatatatgttacatGTCAGACATACAAGGTTAAACTGTCGGACAAAAACTTCAATCATTGCAACAAAGCCTGGGAAATCAGAAATCTCAAATTTGTGCCAGAAGACTGTTCGAAGTTGCAGGACTACGAGCAGATGCTACCCTTTGCCTTGTACTTGGAATTATTATAGGCCTACAAAATACTAGAACAAAAATTAACTCTGTCAAGAATGTCATCATTGTGATCCATATAAATATGCTAAGCTTCCAATGCCAAATGATCTTTTTGAAAAAGGGAAGTTCGGACTCAACAACAAGAGATGCATCATATATTTCAGGAATGCCAGCACCAGGTTGATATTCTGGTCGTTGCTCAAGTGTCACTTTCAAGCACGAAGTAGGTATATTCCCTTCAACAAAACCTCTCATCTTGACATTCAGAATCTGGGTTTCGGATGTATAGCCGGTAATGAGAGGAGCAATCTTGAGAAAAGTCATGATTAGGTGGATAGGTTCGCTTCTGTATCTTAACATGCAAGGTTGACTCAAGCTTGCAATAGTTTTACCATTAAACAATAGAAAATCCACCCTGGCctataaaaaacaaagaagccAAAGAAGAAACACAAAGTAAGAAACATGAAACTCTGAACTGCAATTATCATTAGCAGTTTTAACTTCTCTAAGACTTAGAGTTGatgcaaaattaaaaagaaatgacAATTTCTACAGCGTGCAACAAGGGTATACTAGAA
Proteins encoded in this window:
- the LOC11445855 gene encoding nodulin-26; this translates as MFKKLYIYSNYNYFSNSFSHQLFVNSRATFISCAIFQLHIKNICSIYLFLSTMTDNSESNEIHHEVVLDVNSHASQNCEESGIKDSVPLLKKLVAEVVGTYMMIFAGCAAVIVNLNNDHVVTLPGIAFAWGFTVMVLIYSVGHISGAHFNPAVTIAFASTRRFPFKQVPTYMIAQVLGSTLASGSLRLIFNGEDDHFIGTLPAGSNLQAFVIEFICTFFLMFVITAVATDNRAIGELAGLAIGSTIIIDILFAGPMTGASMNPARSLGPAFLYDNYTGLWIYLIAPILGALVGTWTYNFIRHTNKPTCDELPKIELTKIVPFLRRSRS